Proteins encoded in a region of the Falco rusticolus isolate bFalRus1 chromosome 10, bFalRus1.pri, whole genome shotgun sequence genome:
- the RASSF10 gene encoding ras association domain-containing protein 10, translating to MEPEERKISVWICQEEKLISGLSRRTTCSDVVRVLLEDSHHRRQRPALPEPGGGMLSGPPHSYCIVEKWRGFERILPNKTKILRLWVAWGDEQDNVRFVLVRSEASLPNAGPRSAEARVVLSKERPGHGLGAARASLALTQERQRRVVRKAFRKLAKINKKRQQPLAREASSAERMETLVHLVLSQDHTIRQQIQRLRELDREIDRYEAKIHLDRMKRHGVNYVQDTYLVGAAGGGEPEPVRETQPAAGRPEEDYARKCEEVLQLQEQRAQQEELLEHLAAEIQEELNERWMKRRREELELAAGPGLAETDCDTTELSGGGEGELHLEHERVKTQLSTSLYIGLKLSTDLEAVKTDLDYTQRAWEDKERELQRLLETLGTLDVAAEAPAEPRGAAGGGRPAAGGSAAGWVEQARALRKDRADNDEDSDTGLSSMHSQDSDSLPVCESLV from the coding sequence ATGGAGCCCGAGGAGCGGAAGATCTCGGTGTGGATCTGCCAGGAGGAGAAGCTGATCTCCGGGCTCTCCCGGCGGACCACCTGCTCGGACGTGGTgcgggtgctgctggaggacagCCACCACCGGCGGCAGCGGCCGGCGCTGCCCGAGCCCGGCGGCGGGATGCTGTCGGGGCCGCCGCACTCCTACTGCATCGTGGAGAAGTGGCGCGGCTTCGAGCGGATCCTGCCCAACAAGACGAAGATCCTGCGGCTCTGGGTGGCGTGGGGGGACGAGCAGGACAACGTGCGCTTCGTGCTGGTGCGCAGCGAGGCCTCGCTGCCCAACGCGGGGCCGCGCAGCGCCGAGGCGCGGGTGGTGCTCAGCAAGGAGCGCCCCGGCCACGGCCTGGGGGCGGCCCGCGCCAGCCTGGCGCTCACGCAGGAGCGGCAGCGGCGGGTGGTGAGGAAAGCCTTCCGCAAGCTGGCCAAGATCAACAAGAAGCGGCAGCAGCCGCTGGCCCGGGAGGCCTCGTCGGCGGAGAGGATGGAGACGCTGGTGCACCTGGTGCTCTCGCAGGACCACACCATCCGGCAGCAGATCCAGCGGCTCCGCGAGCTGGACCGCGAAATCGACAGGTACGAGGCCAAGATCCACCTGGACCGCATGAAGCGGCACGGCGTCAACTACGTACAGGACACCTACCTGgtgggggcggccggcggcggggagccggAGCCGGTCCGGGAGACAcagcccgccgccggccgccccgaGGAGGACTACGCCAGGAAGTGCgaggaggtgctgcagctgcaggagcagcgggcgcagcaggaggagctgctggagcacctGGCCGCCGAGATCCAGGAGGAGCTCAACGAGCGCTGGATGAagcggcggcgggaggagctggagctggcggcggggcccggcctGGCCGAGACGGACTGCGACACCACGGAGCtgagcggcggcggcgagggCGAGCTGCACTTGGAGCACGAGCGGGTGAAGACCCAGCTGAGCACCAGCCTCTACATCGGCCTCAAGCTGAGCACGGACCTGGAGGCCGTCAAAACCGACCTGGACTACACGCAGCGGGCGTGGGAGGACAAGGAGCGGGAGCTGCAGCGCCTGCTGGAGACGCTGGGCACCCTGGACGTGGCGGCCGAGGCGCCGGCGGagccgcggggggcggcgggcgggggacggccggcggcggggggcagcgcggccggCTGGGTGGAGCAGGCGCGGGCGCTGCGCAAGGACCGCGCCGACAACGACGAGGACTCGGACACGGGGCTGAGCTCCATGCACAGCCAGGACTCGGACTCGCTGCCCGTCTGCGAGTCCCTCGTCTAG